A genomic segment from Streptosporangium roseum DSM 43021 encodes:
- a CDS encoding response regulator transcription factor yields MNEQPAVKVLVVDDEPNIRELLSEALELNGFAVRTAADGRQALEAVARERPDIIVLDVMMPAPDGFTVARKLREAGDSPLLLFLTAKDAVSDRIAGLTAGGDDYVTKPFSLEEVVLRLRAIMRRMRPAQEQVDDGVLRYADLELDEQAHTVRRAGRAIHLSPTEFSLLRYLMINAERVVSKAQILDRVWDYDFEGESRIVESYISYLRRKIDAEGPPLIHTLRGVGYRLQGSS; encoded by the coding sequence GTGAACGAACAACCCGCCGTGAAGGTGCTGGTCGTCGATGACGAGCCGAACATTCGCGAGCTGCTGTCTGAGGCCCTGGAGTTGAACGGCTTCGCCGTGCGGACCGCTGCGGATGGCCGCCAGGCGCTGGAGGCGGTGGCCCGGGAGCGGCCCGACATCATCGTGCTGGACGTGATGATGCCCGCTCCGGACGGGTTCACGGTCGCGCGCAAGCTCCGCGAAGCCGGGGACAGCCCCCTGCTGCTCTTTTTGACCGCCAAGGACGCGGTGTCGGACCGGATCGCGGGGCTGACCGCCGGTGGGGATGACTATGTGACCAAGCCTTTCAGCCTGGAGGAGGTGGTCTTGCGGCTGCGGGCGATCATGCGCAGGATGCGGCCTGCGCAAGAGCAGGTCGACGACGGCGTGCTGCGCTACGCCGACCTGGAGCTCGACGAGCAGGCCCACACCGTACGGCGGGCAGGGCGGGCGATCCACCTGTCGCCGACGGAGTTCAGCCTGCTGCGCTACCTGATGATCAACGCCGAGCGGGTGGTCAGCAAGGCTCAGATCCTCGACCGCGTGTGGGACTACGACTTCGAGGGCGAAAGCAGGATCGTGGAGTCCTACATCAGTTACCTGCGGCGGAAGATCGACGCAGAGGGCCCGCCACTGATCCACACGTTGCGTGGTGTCGGCTACCGGTTGCAGGGGTCCTCGTGA
- a CDS encoding sensor histidine kinase — protein MRRAWPLRHRLLAALLGLCAVGLTAFATASVLLLERSLLSRVDAQLTETAITFGRRPLPPPPPPPVDRGQSVQLPTQFKIAFYGPSGTLLRSLPAENGDGPAIPAAAISTIPQGPITVPATGTGQWRVLVRNLPDGTRLTVSMSLEPNRATVHQLLVIEAAAGSLVLLLLGTLAFAVVRLGLRPLTRMEQTAEAIAGGDIDRRVSDTDPDTETGRLGGALNTMLERLATALRESERSERRLRHFVADASHELRTPLTSIRGFAELYHHGQDARDPAAERLLRRIEAEAERMGVLVEDMLLLARLDQEPALEPSVVDLHVLAGDVVHAARARDRERPIRLIISDGPVFVRGDERRLHQVIANLVGNAIQHTSSGTEIGLTVAPRAVAGVPAPGVVHAGAGPAPHRRAALLEVRDEGQGIDPEHLPYLFDRFYRADPDRSRDSGGTGLGLAIAAALVQAHDGRIEVTSTPGRGTTFRVLLPLEQPQDG, from the coding sequence GTGAGACGGGCCTGGCCCCTGCGGCATCGGCTGCTGGCCGCGCTGCTCGGTCTGTGCGCGGTCGGGCTGACGGCGTTCGCCACCGCGAGTGTGCTGCTGCTGGAGCGTTCACTGCTGTCCAGGGTAGACGCCCAGCTGACCGAGACGGCCATCACCTTCGGCCGGCGCCCGCTCCCGCCTCCGCCGCCGCCACCGGTGGACAGGGGGCAGTCCGTGCAGCTCCCGACACAGTTCAAGATCGCCTTCTACGGCCCTTCCGGGACTTTGCTGCGCAGCCTGCCCGCCGAGAACGGTGACGGACCGGCCATCCCCGCCGCGGCGATATCCACCATCCCGCAAGGCCCCATCACCGTGCCCGCCACGGGGACGGGTCAGTGGCGGGTGCTGGTCAGGAACCTGCCCGACGGCACCAGGCTGACCGTGTCAATGTCGCTGGAGCCCAACCGGGCGACCGTGCACCAGCTCCTGGTCATCGAGGCGGCGGCGGGCAGCCTGGTGCTGCTGCTGCTGGGCACGCTCGCCTTCGCCGTGGTACGGCTGGGCCTGCGCCCGCTGACCCGCATGGAGCAGACCGCCGAGGCCATCGCGGGCGGAGACATCGACCGCAGGGTCAGTGACACCGACCCCGACACCGAGACAGGCCGTCTCGGCGGCGCGCTGAACACCATGCTGGAGCGCCTGGCCACCGCGCTCCGCGAGTCCGAGCGCTCCGAACGGCGATTGCGGCACTTCGTCGCCGACGCCTCCCATGAACTGCGCACCCCGCTCACCTCCATCAGGGGCTTCGCCGAGCTCTACCATCACGGCCAGGACGCCAGGGACCCGGCGGCCGAGCGGCTGCTGCGCAGAATCGAGGCCGAGGCCGAGCGCATGGGGGTCCTGGTGGAGGACATGCTGCTGCTGGCCAGGCTGGACCAGGAGCCCGCGCTGGAGCCCAGCGTCGTGGACCTGCACGTGCTGGCCGGAGATGTGGTGCACGCCGCTCGCGCTCGCGATCGCGAGCGGCCGATCCGGCTGATCATCTCCGACGGGCCGGTGTTCGTGCGCGGCGACGAGCGCCGCTTGCATCAGGTCATCGCCAATCTGGTCGGCAACGCCATCCAGCACACCTCTTCGGGCACCGAGATCGGCCTCACCGTCGCTCCGCGAGCGGTTGCCGGGGTTCCGGCTCCCGGCGTCGTGCATGCCGGGGCCGGACCCGCCCCCCACCGCAGAGCCGCGCTACTCGAAGTGCGAGACGAGGGGCAGGGCATCGATCCCGAGCACCTGCCGTACCTGTTCGACCGCTTTTACCGGGCCGATCCGGACCGCTCCCGCGACAGCGGCGGAACCGGACTGGGCCTGGCCATAGCCGCCGCGCTCGTGCAGGCGCACGACGGCCGGATCGAGGTGACCAGCACCCCCGGCCGCGGCACCACCTTCCGCGTGCTTCTCCCGCTGGAGCAGCCCCAGGACGGCTGA
- a CDS encoding polyphosphate polymerase domain-containing protein, translated as MLARFRKPAVSAARDSDQSVSGAEPAGDQGHRLRAPSKLHAFNRYEIKYLVEASEAAALREEIEQRLDRDSHSGQEGYGIWSVYYDTRQLRFYWEKIEGLKFRRKLRVRHYGDRFAVQDDTPVFVEIKQRVNRVTQKRRVSLPYRDALRLCDGRQMVEHEPSQRAFLQEVLDLALRLDLRAVAMTGYTRHAYVGRDADVGLRVTFDHRIRGRDRDFHLGADAENKLIVPARMSIVEVKANERVPYWLTDLTAKRNLQVVRVSKYCQSVEAHGLAPRSVFHIPDHDLDLGRHRPTVLSEA; from the coding sequence ATGCTGGCAAGGTTCCGCAAACCAGCCGTCTCCGCGGCTCGCGACAGCGATCAAAGCGTGTCCGGCGCCGAACCGGCTGGTGACCAAGGTCACCGGCTGCGGGCACCGAGCAAGCTGCACGCCTTCAACCGGTATGAGATCAAGTACCTCGTGGAGGCATCGGAGGCGGCCGCGCTCAGGGAAGAGATCGAGCAGCGGCTGGATCGCGACAGCCACAGCGGCCAGGAGGGTTACGGCATCTGGAGCGTCTACTACGACACCCGGCAGCTGCGCTTTTACTGGGAGAAGATCGAGGGCCTGAAGTTCCGCAGGAAGCTGCGGGTGCGCCACTACGGCGATCGGTTCGCCGTGCAGGACGACACACCGGTGTTCGTCGAGATCAAGCAGCGGGTCAACCGGGTGACCCAGAAGCGCCGGGTAAGCCTGCCCTACCGGGACGCGCTGCGCCTGTGCGACGGCCGGCAGATGGTCGAGCACGAGCCATCCCAGCGTGCGTTCCTGCAAGAGGTGCTCGACCTCGCCTTGCGCTTGGACCTGCGGGCTGTCGCGATGACCGGTTACACCCGGCACGCCTACGTGGGCCGCGACGCCGACGTGGGCCTGCGCGTCACCTTCGACCACCGCATCCGGGGCCGTGACCGCGACTTCCACCTGGGCGCCGACGCCGAGAACAAGCTCATCGTCCCCGCTCGCATGTCCATCGTGGAGGTCAAGGCCAACGAGCGGGTGCCGTACTGGCTGACCGACCTGACCGCCAAACGGAACCTGCAGGTGGTCCGGGTCTCCAAGTACTGCCAGAGCGTGGAGGCGCACGGGCTGGCCCCTCGCTCGGTCTTTCACATCCCCGACCACGATCTCGATCTCGGCCGCCACCGGCCGACCGTTCTCTCGGAGGCATGA
- a CDS encoding DUF4956 domain-containing protein, translating into MDFSFQDLSGTFSVADIAIAMSLSFVLSAMIGWVYRATHRNVSYSQSYVQTLVILGMLISLIMLVVGSNIARAFALVGALSVVRFRNAIKETRDVGFIFLVMGVGMAVGTRFYLLAVVAAVAISLIIVVMHRFNWFQLNVRRQVVKVQVPADEDYTAAIQDVLIRHTEEFELVSMESIRGGALTELMYTVKIKKGSEPADVMAALRERNHGQSVTVLTGYDQSDL; encoded by the coding sequence ATGGACTTCTCCTTCCAGGACCTGTCCGGCACGTTCAGCGTGGCCGACATCGCGATCGCGATGTCGCTGTCGTTCGTGCTCAGCGCGATGATCGGCTGGGTGTACCGGGCCACGCACCGCAACGTGTCCTACAGCCAGTCCTACGTGCAGACGCTGGTCATCTTGGGCATGCTGATCTCGCTGATCATGCTGGTCGTCGGCTCGAACATCGCCCGTGCCTTCGCCCTGGTCGGCGCGTTGTCGGTGGTGCGGTTCCGTAACGCCATCAAGGAGACGCGCGATGTCGGGTTCATCTTCCTCGTCATGGGCGTCGGGATGGCCGTCGGTACCCGCTTCTACCTGCTGGCCGTCGTCGCCGCCGTGGCGATCTCGCTGATCATCGTGGTCATGCACCGGTTCAACTGGTTCCAGCTCAACGTGCGGCGGCAGGTGGTCAAGGTGCAGGTTCCCGCGGACGAGGACTACACCGCGGCCATCCAGGACGTGCTCATCCGGCACACCGAGGAGTTCGAGCTGGTCAGTATGGAGTCGATCCGCGGGGGCGCGCTGACGGAGCTGATGTACACCGTGAAGATCAAGAAGGGCAGCGAGCCGGCCGATGTGATGGCCGCGCTGCGCGAGCGCAACCACGGCCAGTCGGTCACCGTCCTGACCGGGTACGACCAGAGCGACCTGTAG
- a CDS encoding CotH kinase family protein → MAQLKHRIPVKLRHNWKLVALCAAFLALCWGVLGSGMIRPYVTISQAATAETVITNLTGTKDLFDTSVAHEVKLTFTDAAYEDMLSEYFKDGEKKYLEADLTIDGVRIPSVGVRLKGNSTLSGLTWKGQSKQRSMPGGGQRRGGMPEGFQPPEGFQPPEGFQPPEGGEPSEGSRSPGNGPPPVGQQGNGEQPRGGGFGASLKGEEPENLPWLISFDEFVEGRRYQGHSQVAVRPAAMGSTTMLNEALGIALVGASGEPTQRSAHSAFTVNGRTSTPRLLVEYLDEGYAEGLGEGVLYKSLAGSSFSYKGEDQTGYTNDFKQINKVGGQDLQPVIDLVKWVNQASDPEFAAGLGERLDVESFARYLVLQNLMVNFDDMAGPGRNYYLWYDLDTKKFKVITWDLNLAFSGNAKSGVNDTVTMGFGRGRPQQDQQDQQDQPPQGFTPPQDGPQQPPEGGMMRIGHPLKERFLKNAIFKKVYQEQYRALYAKLLGNGTASGLLNDLATSYKLNEDADTAKADTEAQNLRTFLQTRTQTLRSDKAISGG, encoded by the coding sequence ATGGCGCAGCTCAAGCATCGTATTCCGGTCAAACTCCGGCACAACTGGAAGCTGGTCGCGCTGTGCGCGGCGTTCCTGGCCCTGTGCTGGGGTGTGCTCGGCAGCGGGATGATCCGCCCCTACGTCACCATCTCCCAGGCCGCCACGGCCGAGACCGTCATCACGAACCTGACCGGCACCAAGGACCTGTTCGACACCTCTGTGGCGCACGAGGTGAAGCTCACCTTCACCGACGCGGCCTATGAGGACATGCTGAGCGAGTACTTCAAGGACGGCGAGAAGAAGTACCTCGAAGCCGACCTGACCATCGACGGCGTCCGCATCCCCAGCGTGGGCGTCCGGCTCAAGGGCAACTCCACCCTGTCCGGGCTGACCTGGAAGGGACAGTCCAAGCAGCGGAGCATGCCCGGCGGCGGACAGCGGCGCGGAGGTATGCCCGAGGGCTTCCAACCACCCGAAGGTTTCCAACCACCTGAGGGATTCCAGCCGCCCGAGGGCGGCGAGCCATCCGAAGGCTCCCGGTCACCGGGCAATGGGCCGCCGCCAGTCGGGCAGCAGGGCAATGGCGAGCAGCCCAGAGGTGGCGGGTTCGGCGCGTCTTTGAAGGGTGAGGAGCCGGAGAACCTGCCGTGGCTGATCAGCTTCGACGAGTTCGTGGAGGGCCGCCGCTACCAGGGGCACAGCCAGGTGGCAGTACGGCCGGCCGCGATGGGCTCGACGACGATGCTGAACGAGGCACTGGGCATCGCACTGGTCGGCGCCTCCGGTGAGCCCACCCAGCGTTCGGCCCACAGCGCCTTCACTGTCAACGGCCGCACCTCGACACCGCGTCTGCTCGTGGAATACCTCGACGAGGGCTATGCCGAAGGCCTCGGCGAAGGCGTGCTGTACAAGTCGCTGGCCGGCAGCTCCTTCAGCTACAAGGGCGAGGACCAGACCGGGTACACCAACGACTTCAAGCAGATCAACAAGGTCGGCGGCCAGGATCTACAGCCGGTCATCGATCTGGTCAAATGGGTGAACCAAGCCTCCGACCCCGAATTCGCCGCAGGCCTGGGCGAGCGTTTGGACGTGGAGTCGTTCGCCCGTTATCTGGTCCTGCAGAACCTCATGGTCAACTTCGACGACATGGCCGGGCCCGGACGCAACTACTACCTGTGGTACGACCTGGACACCAAGAAGTTCAAGGTCATCACCTGGGACCTCAACCTCGCCTTCAGCGGTAACGCCAAGAGCGGTGTGAACGACACGGTCACGATGGGCTTCGGCCGGGGACGCCCCCAGCAGGACCAGCAGGACCAGCAGGACCAGCCGCCTCAAGGTTTCACCCCGCCCCAGGACGGCCCTCAGCAGCCTCCAGAAGGAGGCATGATGCGCATCGGCCATCCTCTGAAGGAGAGGTTCCTCAAGAACGCCATCTTCAAGAAGGTCTACCAGGAGCAGTATCGTGCTCTGTATGCCAAGCTGCTCGGCAACGGCACCGCATCCGGCCTGCTCAACGATCTCGCCACGTCCTACAAGCTGAACGAGGACGCCGACACCGCCAAGGCCGACACCGAGGCGCAGAACCTGCGCACGTTCCTGCAGACCCGCACTCAGACACTGCGGTCCGACAAGGCGATCAGCGGCGGGTAG
- a CDS encoding dihydrofolate reductase gives MNVGLIWAQTLNGVIGADNGIPWRLPEDMAHFKATTLGHPVVMGRKTWDSLPPRFRPLSDRRNIVVTRDPHWVVEGAERAGSIAQALELAAEPSETAAPAAVWVIGGGEIYRAALGYATMLSVTEVDLTVNGDTYAPTLDSTWKVAEDRGWQSSTSGLRYRIRRYTR, from the coding sequence GTGAACGTCGGGCTGATCTGGGCGCAGACCCTCAATGGCGTGATCGGCGCGGACAACGGGATTCCGTGGCGACTGCCTGAGGACATGGCCCATTTCAAGGCAACCACCCTGGGTCATCCAGTGGTGATGGGGCGCAAGACATGGGATTCGCTGCCTCCGCGATTCCGGCCGCTGTCAGACAGGCGCAACATCGTGGTGACTCGCGATCCACACTGGGTGGTCGAAGGCGCAGAACGTGCCGGTTCCATCGCCCAGGCTCTGGAACTCGCAGCCGAACCGTCGGAGACAGCCGCCCCTGCGGCGGTATGGGTGATCGGTGGCGGGGAAATTTATCGTGCCGCCCTGGGGTACGCCACGATGCTCTCGGTGACTGAAGTCGACTTGACAGTGAACGGCGACACCTACGCCCCGACACTGGATTCGACGTGGAAAGTCGCCGAGGACAGAGGCTGGCAGTCCTCGACGTCCGGGCTGCGCTACCGTATCCGCAGATACACGCGGTGA
- a CDS encoding thymidylate synthase produces the protein MADTQYEDLLRLVLTSGTAKADRTGTGTRSVFGHQLRYDLSQGFPLVTTKKVHLRSIVYELLWFLRGDSNIGWLHKHGVTIWDEWADANGELGPVYGAQWRSWPAPDGRHIDQVSEVLDTLRRDPDSRRMIVSAWNVAELDKMALAPCHAFFQFYVADGKLSCQLYQRSADLFLGVPFNIASYALLTHMVAQQAGLKPGDFIWTGGDCHIYDNHVEQVTEQLSRTPFEFPGLRLRQADSLFDYAYADVEVLDYRHHPAIKAPVAV, from the coding sequence ATGGCGGACACCCAGTACGAAGACCTGTTGCGGCTGGTACTCACCTCCGGGACGGCCAAAGCCGACCGGACGGGCACCGGTACCCGAAGTGTCTTCGGGCACCAACTACGCTACGACCTCTCGCAGGGATTTCCGCTGGTCACCACCAAAAAGGTGCATCTCAGATCCATCGTGTACGAGCTGCTGTGGTTCCTGCGCGGCGACTCGAACATCGGCTGGCTGCATAAGCACGGCGTCACCATCTGGGACGAGTGGGCCGACGCGAACGGCGAACTCGGCCCGGTTTACGGCGCACAGTGGCGCTCTTGGCCCGCCCCGGACGGCAGGCACATCGACCAGGTCAGCGAAGTTCTCGACACTCTGCGCCGGGACCCGGACTCCCGCCGGATGATCGTCTCCGCCTGGAACGTCGCCGAGCTGGACAAGATGGCTCTCGCGCCCTGTCACGCCTTCTTCCAGTTCTACGTCGCCGACGGCAAGCTCTCCTGCCAGCTGTACCAGCGCAGCGCGGACCTGTTCCTCGGCGTACCGTTCAACATCGCCAGCTACGCCCTGCTCACGCACATGGTGGCGCAGCAGGCCGGCCTCAAGCCGGGCGACTTCATCTGGACCGGCGGCGACTGCCACATCTACGACAATCATGTCGAGCAGGTGACCGAGCAGCTCTCGCGCACCCCGTTCGAGTTTCCCGGGTTGCGTCTGCGCCAAGCCGACTCGCTTTTCGACTACGCCTACGCCGATGTGGAGGTGCTCGACTACCGGCACCACCCGGCCATCAAAGCCCCGGTCGCGGTGTGA
- a CDS encoding ferredoxin: MKVAIDEDKCCGAGQCVLIAPEVFDQRDDDGIVILLEPEPDADQHAAVRESAAVCPAFAIEVTEEA; this comes from the coding sequence ATGAAAGTCGCCATTGATGAGGACAAGTGCTGCGGCGCCGGCCAGTGCGTGCTGATCGCACCCGAGGTGTTCGACCAGCGTGACGACGACGGCATCGTCATCCTGCTGGAGCCCGAGCCGGACGCCGACCAGCACGCCGCGGTCCGGGAGTCCGCCGCGGTCTGCCCGGCGTTCGCCATCGAGGTGACCGAGGAGGCGTGA